One Megasphaera elsdenii DSM 20460 genomic window carries:
- a CDS encoding pyruvate, water dikinase regulatory protein, whose product MEKPIIYACSDSLGETAERVARAAASQYDKQEFNIIRVPYIRSEQQIEELVCKAEANKAMICYTIISPSLRRKLRELTKTANVTVVDIIGPMLAGVGTLTDTEPTLKAGMIHQLDEEYFKRVEAIEFAVKYDDGKNPMGFLKADIVIVGVSRTSKTPLSMYLAHKRIKAANLPLVPEVSLPPELFQIPARKIVGLIIDPFKLNFIRSERLRSMGLDANASYANIERINEELEYARGVMRRLHCPIIDVSSKAIEETANLVMEIVKRNKELYPE is encoded by the coding sequence GTGGAAAAACCGATTATTTATGCTTGCTCTGACTCGCTCGGTGAAACAGCCGAACGCGTGGCCCGGGCAGCAGCCAGCCAGTATGACAAACAGGAATTTAACATCATCCGTGTGCCGTATATCCGGTCGGAACAGCAGATCGAAGAACTGGTCTGCAAAGCCGAAGCCAACAAGGCCATGATCTGCTATACGATCATTTCCCCATCCCTGCGCCGGAAGCTGCGGGAACTGACCAAGACGGCCAACGTTACCGTCGTCGACATCATCGGCCCCATGCTGGCCGGTGTCGGCACCTTGACCGATACGGAACCGACGTTGAAAGCCGGCATGATCCACCAGCTCGACGAAGAGTATTTCAAACGCGTCGAAGCCATTGAATTTGCCGTCAAATACGACGATGGCAAGAACCCCATGGGCTTCTTGAAGGCCGATATCGTCATCGTTGGCGTATCGCGTACGTCGAAGACGCCCCTTTCTATGTACTTGGCTCATAAGCGTATCAAAGCGGCCAACCTGCCGCTGGTACCGGAAGTCAGCCTGCCGCCGGAATTGTTCCAGATCCCGGCCCGCAAGATCGTCGGCCTCATCATCGACCCGTTCAAGCTGAACTTCATCCGGTCTGAACGCCTGCGCAGCATGGGCCTCGATGCCAATGCCAGCTATGCCAACATCGAACGGATCAATGAAGAACTGGAATATGCCCGCGGCGTCATGCGCCGTCTCCATTGTCCCATCATCGATGTGTCGTCCAAGGCCATCGAAGAAACGGCCAACTTGGTCATGGAAATCGTAAAACGGAACAAAGAACTGTATCCAGAATAA